One Tomitella gaofuii DNA segment encodes these proteins:
- a CDS encoding class I SAM-dependent methyltransferase: MTVSIPLPQRPIEDLPGHWLLARLGKRVLRPGGREMTDALLAAARIPGADVVELAPGLGRTAALILEAGPRSYTGVDEDPDAVLSTQASIGGRGAVREAPAAETGLDDASADLVVGEAMLTMQSPRGKDAIIAEAARVLRTGGRYAVHELAIEPDTLDDEQKTEIRKALARSIKVNARPLTTQEWTALFEKHGFRVESVRHTDMALLEAKRNLDDEGVRGVLTIVVNLLRNPGARKRVLEMRSVFRRYRDNMSAIALVAVKQ, encoded by the coding sequence ATGACCGTGAGCATCCCGCTGCCGCAGCGTCCCATCGAAGACCTTCCAGGGCACTGGCTGCTGGCGCGGCTGGGCAAGCGGGTCCTGCGCCCCGGGGGAAGGGAGATGACGGATGCGCTGCTCGCGGCGGCGCGGATCCCGGGTGCGGACGTCGTGGAGCTGGCGCCGGGACTGGGCAGGACGGCCGCGCTGATCCTCGAGGCCGGCCCCCGCAGCTACACCGGCGTCGACGAGGACCCGGATGCCGTGCTGTCCACGCAGGCGAGCATCGGCGGCCGCGGCGCCGTGCGCGAGGCGCCGGCGGCGGAGACCGGGCTCGACGACGCCAGCGCGGACCTGGTGGTGGGTGAGGCGATGCTGACGATGCAGAGTCCCCGTGGCAAGGACGCGATCATCGCCGAGGCGGCCCGGGTCCTCCGCACGGGCGGCCGCTATGCGGTCCACGAGCTGGCTATCGAGCCCGACACCCTCGACGACGAACAGAAGACCGAGATTCGCAAGGCGCTGGCGCGCTCCATCAAGGTCAACGCCCGGCCGCTGACGACGCAGGAGTGGACCGCGCTGTTCGAAAAGCACGGATTCCGCGTCGAATCGGTCCGGCACACGGACATGGCGCTGCTGGAGGCCAAGCGCAACCTCGACGACGAGGGTGTGCGGGGCGTCCTGACGATCGTCGTCAATCTGCTGCGCAATCCGGGCGCGCGCAAACGCGTCCTGGAGATGCGGTCGGTGTTCCGGCGATACCGCGACAACATGTCTGCGATCGCGCTCGTCGCCGTCAAACAGTGA
- a CDS encoding ABC transporter ATP-binding protein, translating to MIEAHDLTRSFGVRRRPATPLAGVSHVFGDGTLTYLLGLNGTGQSTLLRCLSGVLRPDAGTARVDGNELGRAAAPARRLGMHLDADAFHPGHSGRRHLRWLAAQAGVPAHAVEALLRRTGLEAVAERPVRGYSLGMRQRLGIASALVGNPRNVILDEPMNGLDVAGVLWLRGLLREWADEGRCVIVASHNLAEVEATADEILILEGGGIVARGTVDEVREPHADLESAFLAHVPRAAGAPRVREAA from the coding sequence ATGATCGAGGCGCACGACCTCACCCGCAGTTTCGGAGTCCGGCGACGTCCGGCGACGCCGCTGGCCGGGGTGTCGCACGTGTTCGGCGACGGCACGCTGACCTACCTGCTGGGCCTCAACGGCACAGGGCAGTCGACGCTGCTGCGGTGCCTGAGCGGGGTGCTCCGCCCCGATGCAGGGACCGCCCGCGTGGACGGGAACGAGCTCGGCCGGGCCGCCGCGCCGGCGCGGCGTCTGGGCATGCACCTGGACGCGGATGCGTTCCACCCCGGCCATTCCGGACGCCGGCACCTGCGTTGGCTCGCCGCGCAGGCGGGGGTGCCCGCGCACGCGGTGGAAGCGCTGCTGCGGCGGACCGGCCTCGAGGCAGTGGCGGAGCGTCCGGTGCGCGGGTACTCGCTGGGCATGCGTCAGCGCCTCGGGATCGCGTCGGCCCTGGTCGGCAACCCGCGCAACGTGATCCTGGACGAGCCGATGAACGGGCTGGACGTCGCGGGAGTCCTCTGGCTGCGGGGCCTGCTGCGCGAGTGGGCCGACGAGGGCAGGTGCGTGATCGTGGCCTCGCACAATCTCGCCGAGGTCGAGGCGACAGCGGACGAGATCCTCATTCTTGAAGGCGGTGGCATCGTGGCGCGGGGAACGGTCGACGAGGTGCGCGAGCCGCACGCCGACCTGGAATCGGCCTTCCTCGCGCACGTTCCGCGCGCGGCCGGTGCGCCCCGCGTGCGGGAGGCGGCGTGA
- a CDS encoding thiolase family protein, which produces MTSAVIVDAVRTPIGKRKGAYAEVHPVDLSAHVLGALATRTGIDPALVDDVVWGTVMQYSEQAGNVARNAVLAAGWPESVPGTTITRACGSSQQALSFAAATVASGQQDFVVAGGAESMTRVPMGSNTGGDPNPPSVLDRFGVQGFNQGVGAEMVAEKWGFGRAQLDEYAVRSHELSAQAIDAGVFDAQLAPLAGLEQDEGVRRGSTVEGLGKLKTVFKEDGVIHAGNASQISDGAGALLVATEETARKHGMRPIARVHTVAVAADDPVIMLTAPIAATAKALKKSGLSIGDIGAYEVNEAFAPVPLAWLAEAGADMDRMNPLGGAIAVGHPLGGSGAILMTRLVNHMRDNGIRFGLQTMCEAGGMANATIVELID; this is translated from the coding sequence ATGACCTCTGCCGTCATCGTCGACGCCGTCCGGACCCCCATCGGCAAACGCAAGGGCGCCTACGCCGAGGTCCATCCGGTGGACCTGTCCGCACACGTGCTGGGCGCGCTCGCCACGCGCACCGGGATCGACCCTGCTCTCGTCGACGATGTGGTGTGGGGGACCGTCATGCAGTATTCGGAGCAGGCGGGGAACGTCGCCCGCAATGCCGTACTGGCGGCCGGGTGGCCCGAGTCGGTGCCCGGCACCACGATCACCCGCGCGTGCGGGTCCAGCCAGCAGGCGCTCAGCTTCGCGGCCGCGACGGTGGCTTCCGGTCAGCAGGACTTCGTCGTGGCCGGCGGTGCGGAGTCGATGACCCGGGTGCCGATGGGCTCGAACACCGGCGGCGACCCCAACCCGCCGAGCGTGCTCGACCGCTTCGGCGTGCAGGGCTTCAACCAGGGCGTGGGCGCCGAAATGGTCGCGGAGAAGTGGGGCTTCGGCCGCGCGCAGCTGGACGAGTACGCGGTGCGTTCGCACGAACTCTCCGCGCAGGCCATCGACGCCGGGGTGTTCGATGCACAGCTGGCGCCGCTCGCCGGCCTCGAACAGGACGAGGGCGTGCGTCGCGGCAGCACCGTCGAGGGCCTGGGCAAGCTGAAGACCGTGTTCAAGGAGGACGGGGTCATCCACGCCGGCAACGCCTCCCAGATCTCCGACGGCGCCGGAGCGCTGCTCGTCGCCACCGAGGAGACGGCCCGCAAGCACGGCATGCGGCCGATCGCGCGCGTGCACACGGTCGCGGTGGCCGCCGACGACCCGGTGATCATGCTGACGGCGCCCATCGCCGCCACGGCGAAGGCGCTGAAGAAGTCGGGCCTGTCCATCGGCGACATCGGCGCTTACGAGGTGAACGAGGCCTTCGCCCCGGTGCCGCTGGCGTGGCTCGCGGAGGCCGGCGCGGACATGGACCGCATGAACCCGCTGGGCGGGGCGATCGCGGTGGGCCACCCGCTGGGCGGCTCCGGTGCCATCCTCATGACTCGCTTGGTGAACCACATGCGCGACAACGGCATCCGCTTCGGGTTGCAGACGATGTGCGAGGCCGGCGGGATGGCCAACGCGACGATCGTCGAGCTCATCGACTGA
- a CDS encoding glycosyltransferase family 2 protein — protein sequence MHSESLQIDVLLPYYGDVDYMKAAASSVLNQSHSAWRLIVLDDGYPSDEPARWFAEISARDERVVYERNAENLGANGNYRKALAMATARVVVVMGADDIMLPNYLAHVAEAFTAHPDADVFECGVQVVDEHDRAIRPLSDAIKGRVAPRPESRTVYEGEELAVGLMRGNWTYFPSLAWKSETVQRIGFREGLDVVQDLALLCDVVTDGGRMVFDPRLGFLYRRHSASDSSVRALDGRRFDEERRFYVEQAGRFEALGWRRAAREARGHLTSRLHALALVPKAARTKETRGGLGPLLRHVVR from the coding sequence GTGCACTCCGAATCCCTGCAGATCGATGTCCTCCTGCCGTACTACGGCGATGTCGACTACATGAAGGCCGCGGCCTCGAGCGTGTTGAACCAGTCGCATTCCGCCTGGCGCCTGATCGTGCTGGACGACGGATACCCCAGCGACGAGCCGGCCCGCTGGTTCGCCGAGATCTCCGCCCGGGACGAGCGCGTCGTCTACGAGCGCAATGCGGAGAACCTCGGCGCCAACGGCAACTACCGCAAGGCGTTGGCGATGGCCACCGCCCGCGTCGTGGTGGTCATGGGCGCGGACGACATCATGCTGCCCAACTACTTGGCGCACGTCGCCGAGGCGTTCACCGCTCACCCCGACGCGGACGTGTTCGAATGCGGCGTGCAGGTGGTGGACGAGCACGACCGCGCGATCCGGCCGCTCAGCGACGCGATCAAGGGCCGCGTTGCGCCGCGCCCGGAGTCCCGGACGGTGTACGAGGGCGAAGAGCTCGCGGTGGGGCTCATGCGGGGCAACTGGACCTACTTCCCGTCGCTGGCGTGGAAGTCGGAGACGGTGCAGCGGATCGGCTTCCGTGAGGGGCTCGACGTCGTCCAGGACCTGGCGCTGCTGTGCGACGTCGTCACTGACGGCGGGCGGATGGTCTTCGACCCGCGCCTGGGCTTCCTGTACCGGCGGCATTCGGCGTCGGACTCGTCCGTGCGGGCGCTGGACGGAAGGCGGTTCGACGAGGAGCGTCGCTTCTACGTCGAGCAGGCCGGGCGGTTCGAAGCCCTGGGCTGGCGGCGCGCCGCCCGTGAGGCAAGGGGGCACCTCACGTCCCGCCTGCACGCGCTGGCGCTGGTCCCCAAGGCCGCGCGCACCAAGGAGACCCGCGGCGGGCTGGGTCCGCTGCTGCGTCACGTCGTGCGCTGA
- a CDS encoding DUF6541 family protein, translating to MQTALLAIVGALLLLVPGFLVGLAVRLRWTVAAALAIPITFGMVVVGTIVTSASDLPWNAWSALVTLLVFLALGAVYSVALARRGSAGHAAQGDSDDDGRDDAGRDGAGSDGAGADAAATADAPAGRAWLAPPAGVPWAGVAAAVVGVLVGAGTIFGILFRGLSKVPDGIASLSNVWDEQWHANVITFIDDTGIAGATDLGRLFQVETHADFYYPDAWHALGALLKSLTGSDILPVINVWTMTCLALVIPLSAAALAWRVVRDRFSPGAAALAAGCAGAVSGVLPSLPYVEFLTTANPNAVGAAMAGMTVVLVMSVTGAPRRIPLAALGLIGIAGVHPSGAVFSALLLGLWWVFEALWRPRRGRLRDLAALAGVAVLTIAVMLPQIQGVLGEQTSIESYDFSLDISRLTAVHNAFTLTNQWTAPFPTPWVLLAFAVLACAVLLARFSVWMTVAWALMLLVVCDAIESIGGTASDLLRVFSNAFYTDPRRLQYAVALLVVALGGAGIALAVWGVYSALRRWVPARRGSATAVLVLLSLAVPVTSGAVVSTYADRMGAMAVGDRFGRMISPDDREAMQYLATLPDARSTTIFVDPDQGMGWMYALEGLHPLFTHFAFPDPIGPRTWALWDRLNTAGTNPRVDAALQQLDIKYVVMSPPVYWPFQTVPRGLLDLDRTPGLKRIYDNGETKIYEVRGWEPPKPGETRYGWAPFADRSGAENWDAPAEVLPPGF from the coding sequence GTGCAGACAGCCTTGCTCGCGATAGTCGGCGCACTCCTTCTGCTGGTGCCCGGTTTCCTCGTCGGACTCGCCGTGCGCCTGCGCTGGACCGTTGCGGCGGCGCTGGCGATTCCGATCACCTTCGGCATGGTGGTGGTGGGCACCATCGTCACCAGCGCGTCGGATCTGCCCTGGAACGCGTGGTCGGCTCTGGTGACGCTCCTGGTGTTCCTGGCGCTCGGCGCGGTCTACAGCGTCGCGCTCGCCCGCCGCGGCTCTGCCGGGCATGCCGCACAGGGCGACTCGGACGACGACGGGCGTGACGACGCGGGCCGGGACGGTGCCGGGTCCGACGGCGCCGGGGCCGATGCGGCCGCCACCGCGGATGCGCCGGCCGGGCGCGCGTGGCTCGCGCCGCCCGCGGGTGTCCCGTGGGCGGGGGTGGCCGCCGCCGTGGTCGGCGTGCTGGTGGGCGCGGGCACGATCTTCGGCATCCTCTTCCGCGGCCTGTCCAAGGTTCCGGACGGCATCGCGAGCCTGTCGAACGTCTGGGACGAGCAGTGGCACGCCAACGTCATCACGTTCATCGACGACACCGGCATTGCGGGGGCCACCGACCTGGGCCGGCTGTTCCAGGTGGAGACCCATGCGGACTTCTACTACCCGGACGCCTGGCATGCGCTCGGCGCCCTGCTGAAGAGCCTCACCGGATCCGACATCCTGCCCGTCATCAACGTCTGGACGATGACGTGCCTGGCGTTGGTGATACCCCTGTCCGCGGCGGCACTGGCCTGGCGGGTCGTGCGCGACCGCTTTTCGCCGGGAGCCGCCGCACTTGCGGCGGGCTGCGCCGGCGCGGTGAGCGGGGTGCTCCCGTCGCTGCCCTACGTGGAGTTCCTCACCACCGCCAACCCCAACGCCGTGGGTGCGGCGATGGCGGGAATGACCGTGGTGCTGGTGATGTCCGTCACCGGGGCGCCGCGTCGGATCCCGCTCGCCGCGCTCGGCCTGATCGGCATCGCGGGCGTGCACCCGTCGGGGGCGGTGTTCTCCGCGCTGCTGCTGGGCCTGTGGTGGGTGTTCGAGGCGTTGTGGCGCCCCCGCCGTGGCCGTCTCCGCGACCTGGCGGCGCTCGCAGGCGTCGCGGTGCTCACCATCGCGGTGATGCTCCCGCAGATCCAGGGCGTGCTCGGCGAGCAGACCTCGATCGAGTCCTACGATTTCAGCCTCGACATCTCGCGGCTGACCGCCGTGCACAATGCCTTCACCCTCACCAACCAGTGGACCGCCCCGTTCCCCACCCCCTGGGTGCTGTTGGCGTTCGCGGTCCTTGCATGCGCGGTGCTGCTGGCCCGCTTCAGCGTGTGGATGACGGTGGCGTGGGCGCTGATGCTGCTCGTGGTGTGCGACGCCATCGAGTCGATCGGCGGCACGGCGTCGGACCTGCTCAGGGTGTTCTCCAACGCCTTCTACACCGATCCGCGCCGGCTGCAGTACGCGGTGGCCCTCCTCGTCGTGGCGCTGGGCGGCGCGGGGATCGCGCTCGCCGTGTGGGGCGTGTATTCGGCACTGCGCCGGTGGGTCCCGGCCCGCCGCGGATCGGCGACGGCGGTGCTGGTGCTGTTGTCCCTCGCCGTCCCGGTGACGTCGGGCGCCGTGGTCTCCACCTACGCCGACCGGATGGGGGCCATGGCCGTGGGCGACCGCTTCGGCCGGATGATCTCCCCGGACGACCGGGAGGCCATGCAGTACCTGGCGACTCTGCCCGACGCGCGGTCGACGACGATCTTCGTCGACCCGGACCAGGGCATGGGGTGGATGTATGCGCTCGAGGGGCTGCATCCGCTGTTCACCCACTTCGCCTTCCCCGACCCGATCGGGCCGCGCACGTGGGCTTTGTGGGACAGGCTCAACACCGCCGGGACCAATCCGCGGGTGGACGCCGCGCTGCAGCAGCTGGACATCAAGTACGTCGTGATGAGCCCGCCCGTGTACTGGCCCTTCCAGACGGTGCCCCGCGGTCTGCTCGACCTGGACCGCACCCCTGGGCTCAAGCGGATCTACGACAATGGTGAGACGAAGATCTACGAGGTGCGCGGCTGGGAGCCGCCGAAGCCCGGCGAGACCCGGTACGGCTGGGCTCCGTTCGCCGACCGCTCCGGCGCCGAGAACTGGGACGCGCCTGCCGAGGTCCTGCCGCCGGGATTCTGA
- a CDS encoding glycosyltransferase, giving the protein MTGNPIELSVVMPVYAGADPAHFRRALESVYAQTYPAAEVIVVEDGPLHPGHHEVLDAFAGRTPVLRRIVLQENQGAAAGNQAGLEAARSGWIAKADADDVNLPARFAVQVEAITQAERDGLPLDCVGSAVFEFDGGPAGEEADHVVGLRSLPGPHRALARYARRNSPLNHPTVLYRRDLARNVGGYRHVPYMEDYDLFARMLAAGARMRNLPEPLVLFRAGDAMLGRRRAPGIFAAERTMQRNLRAYGLAGPVESRVNLAARTAFRLLPAPLLRRAYRGLFHKNPR; this is encoded by the coding sequence ATGACAGGAAACCCGATCGAGCTCTCCGTCGTCATGCCGGTGTACGCCGGCGCCGACCCTGCGCACTTCCGCCGCGCGCTCGAGAGCGTGTACGCGCAGACTTATCCGGCGGCCGAGGTCATCGTCGTCGAGGACGGCCCGCTGCACCCCGGCCACCACGAGGTGCTCGACGCGTTCGCCGGCCGCACGCCCGTGCTGCGCCGGATCGTCCTCCAGGAGAACCAAGGGGCTGCCGCGGGCAACCAGGCCGGGCTGGAGGCGGCGCGGTCCGGATGGATCGCCAAGGCCGACGCCGACGACGTCAACCTCCCGGCACGCTTCGCGGTGCAGGTGGAGGCGATCACACAGGCCGAGCGCGACGGCCTCCCGCTCGACTGCGTGGGCTCAGCGGTGTTCGAGTTCGACGGCGGGCCCGCAGGTGAGGAGGCCGACCACGTGGTGGGGCTGCGCAGCCTGCCCGGCCCGCACCGGGCCCTGGCGCGTTACGCCCGCCGCAACAGCCCCCTCAACCATCCGACGGTGCTGTACCGACGCGACCTCGCCCGGAACGTCGGCGGCTACCGGCACGTCCCGTACATGGAGGACTACGACCTGTTCGCCCGCATGCTCGCGGCCGGCGCCCGCATGCGCAACCTCCCCGAGCCCCTGGTCCTCTTCCGCGCGGGGGACGCGATGCTGGGCCGCAGGCGCGCGCCGGGCATCTTCGCGGCCGAGCGGACGATGCAGCGCAACCTGCGCGCCTACGGTCTCGCCGGCCCGGTCGAGTCGCGGGTCAACCTCGCCGCGCGCACGGCCTTCCGCCTGCTGCCCGCGCCGCTGCTGCGCCGCGCCTACCGGGGGCTGTTCCACAAGAACCCGCGCTGA
- a CDS encoding DUF2304 domain-containing protein: MIIQIVLIAAVLIFFIYYLRSRGSSRSSALFKLLFLAFCLFGIYTVIRPNDLTEVAQAMGVDRGTDLMLYALVVTFGFTTVGTYLRFREQELRYTRLVRAIALQGAEIRIQEAAIEPAVRASAAGSAEGPGARQADEDATAMDSADGSTRAG; this comes from the coding sequence GTGATCATCCAGATCGTCCTCATCGCCGCGGTACTCATCTTCTTCATCTACTACCTGCGCTCCCGCGGCAGCTCCCGGTCGTCGGCGCTGTTCAAACTGCTGTTCCTCGCGTTCTGCCTGTTCGGGATCTACACGGTGATCCGCCCCAACGACCTCACCGAGGTGGCGCAGGCGATGGGCGTGGACCGCGGCACCGACCTCATGCTCTACGCCCTGGTGGTGACGTTCGGCTTCACCACGGTGGGCACCTACCTGCGCTTCCGCGAGCAGGAACTGCGCTATACGCGCCTTGTCCGGGCCATCGCGCTGCAGGGCGCGGAGATCCGCATCCAGGAGGCCGCCATCGAGCCGGCCGTGCGGGCGTCCGCTGCCGGTAGTGCGGAAGGCCCCGGTGCCCGGCAGGCCGACGAAGACGCCACCGCGATGGACTCGGCCGACGGGTCCACGCGCGCAGGATGA
- a CDS encoding glycosyltransferase family 2 protein encodes MSDVWLVVPVYNEAPVIREVAEAAKRTFPNVVCVDDGSRDGSADEILAAGVHLVRHPVNLGQGAAIQTGVEFARSRPGARYFVTFDADGQHRTEDVETMVGRLRSEPLDIVVGTRFGGQDSSSVPLIKRFVLRTVVALSPRTRRLGLTDAHNGLRVFDKTVADQLDITMNGMSHASEFVQLIDEHDWRVSEQPVTILYTEYSMAKGQSLLNGVNILFDGLLRSRIRR; translated from the coding sequence ATGTCCGATGTCTGGCTCGTGGTCCCCGTATACAACGAGGCCCCGGTGATCCGCGAGGTCGCCGAGGCGGCAAAGCGGACCTTCCCCAATGTGGTGTGCGTCGACGACGGCAGCCGCGACGGCTCTGCCGACGAGATCCTCGCCGCCGGCGTGCACCTGGTGCGCCACCCCGTCAACCTGGGGCAGGGCGCCGCCATCCAGACGGGCGTCGAGTTCGCGCGCAGCCGCCCCGGCGCCCGGTACTTCGTCACTTTCGACGCCGACGGCCAGCACCGCACCGAGGACGTCGAGACCATGGTGGGCCGGCTGCGCTCGGAACCGCTGGACATCGTCGTCGGCACCCGCTTCGGCGGGCAGGATTCTTCAAGTGTCCCGTTGATCAAGCGGTTCGTGCTGCGCACGGTGGTGGCGCTGAGCCCCCGCACCCGCAGGCTCGGCCTCACCGACGCGCACAACGGCCTGCGGGTGTTCGACAAGACCGTCGCCGACCAGCTCGACATCACGATGAACGGCATGAGCCACGCCTCCGAGTTCGTGCAGCTGATCGACGAGCACGACTGGCGCGTCTCCGAGCAGCCGGTGACGATCCTCTACACCGAATACTCCATGGCCAAGGGGCAATCGCTCCTCAACGGCGTCAATATCCTCTTCGACGGGCTGCTGCGCAGCAGGATCAGGCGGTGA
- a CDS encoding polysaccharide biosynthesis protein, whose protein sequence is MPIPHSADGAPDDGDTGTPAIATSTLSRHGMGAVLAATVFAAAAGYVVMLLAGRQLGAAGYADFTVYWALFFTFVGIANGLMQESTRAVSAEEAALAGAAPGGRTATGRSTSPALLAAGVGFVMALLIVATSPLWASRVLQGHEVLGVGVLAVSVWTVAVQAALWGLAAGRGRWLLYACGMAADAALRLVIAVWAVAAGYGIVAFVFATVAGAVSWLLLLTASSGRTTLARRVHEAPRSFLRRTLQAMAASAATSVLIVGFPVLLAGAESSELGATAGSLLFAVTVTRAPLLVPLTSFQSAIIVYFVERRSTLLRALALPLGAVAAVGAVGAALAWWIGPPLIRLVGEGFDMAGGPLAALVGGAVTTAALMLTGCATLASDRHRAYAAGWWAATGTAIIVLTLPWDITTATVTALVVGPLVGIAVHLSAALTAARRAPVRAPDYISDTLPG, encoded by the coding sequence GTGCCCATCCCCCACTCCGCCGACGGCGCCCCGGACGACGGCGACACCGGCACCCCCGCCATCGCGACGAGCACCCTTTCCCGTCACGGCATGGGCGCCGTGCTCGCCGCGACGGTCTTCGCCGCGGCCGCCGGCTACGTGGTCATGCTGCTGGCCGGACGGCAGCTCGGCGCGGCCGGTTATGCCGACTTCACCGTGTATTGGGCGCTGTTCTTCACCTTCGTCGGGATCGCCAACGGCCTCATGCAGGAATCCACCCGCGCGGTGAGTGCCGAGGAGGCGGCTCTCGCGGGGGCCGCACCGGGCGGCCGCACCGCGACCGGCCGCTCCACGAGTCCGGCGCTGCTCGCCGCCGGCGTCGGATTCGTCATGGCGCTGCTCATCGTGGCCACCTCCCCGCTCTGGGCGTCGCGCGTGCTCCAGGGGCACGAGGTGCTCGGCGTGGGCGTCCTGGCCGTGTCGGTGTGGACAGTCGCGGTGCAGGCCGCGCTGTGGGGCCTCGCGGCGGGCCGGGGCCGCTGGCTGCTGTACGCGTGCGGGATGGCCGCCGATGCGGCGTTGCGCCTCGTCATCGCGGTGTGGGCGGTCGCGGCGGGCTACGGCATCGTCGCCTTCGTCTTCGCGACGGTGGCGGGCGCCGTGTCGTGGCTGTTGCTGCTGACAGCCTCGTCCGGACGCACCACGCTGGCCCGGCGGGTGCACGAGGCGCCCCGGAGTTTCCTGCGCCGCACGCTGCAGGCCATGGCAGCCTCCGCCGCCACTTCGGTGCTGATCGTCGGGTTCCCGGTGCTCCTGGCCGGCGCCGAATCCTCCGAGTTGGGTGCCACCGCGGGGTCGTTGCTGTTCGCCGTCACCGTGACGCGCGCGCCGCTGCTGGTGCCGCTGACGTCGTTCCAGAGCGCCATCATCGTGTACTTCGTCGAACGCAGGTCGACGCTGCTGCGCGCGCTCGCCCTGCCGCTCGGCGCAGTCGCGGCGGTGGGCGCGGTCGGGGCCGCGCTCGCGTGGTGGATCGGCCCGCCGCTGATCCGGCTCGTCGGCGAGGGCTTCGACATGGCGGGCGGGCCGCTCGCCGCGCTCGTCGGCGGCGCGGTCACCACTGCGGCTCTCATGCTCACCGGGTGCGCCACCCTCGCCTCGGACCGGCACCGCGCGTACGCCGCCGGCTGGTGGGCGGCCACCGGCACCGCGATCATCGTCCTCACGTTGCCGTGGGACATCACCACCGCCACCGTGACCGCGCTGGTGGTGGGGCCGCTCGTCGGCATCGCCGTGCACCTGTCCGCGGCACTCACCGCGGCCCGCCGCGCTCCGGTACGCGCGCCGGATTACATTTCGGACACACTCCCCGGCTAG
- a CDS encoding crotonase/enoyl-CoA hydratase family protein, producing the protein MTVERAGHVAEVTLTGPGRGNAMGPAFWAECPRVFAALDADPEVRAVVLTGSGKHFTYGLDLPAVAPSLGPVLAPGAQAKERTDFHDLILAMQEAASAVERCRKPVVAAVAGWCIGGGVDVITAADFRYASADARFSIREVKVGMVADMGTLARIAGIVGEGHTRELALTGRDIDAARAERIGLVNDVYEDRDALLAAARTAAQEIAANPPLVVHGVKAVLGHTRSAQIDASLRYVAAWNAAFLPSKDIGEAMAAVFEKRTPEFHGH; encoded by the coding sequence ATGACCGTCGAACGCGCCGGACACGTCGCCGAGGTGACGCTGACCGGCCCCGGCCGCGGCAACGCGATGGGCCCGGCCTTCTGGGCGGAATGCCCACGCGTGTTCGCCGCGCTCGATGCCGACCCGGAGGTCCGCGCCGTCGTGCTCACCGGCTCGGGGAAACACTTCACCTACGGGCTGGACCTGCCCGCGGTCGCGCCCTCGCTCGGCCCGGTGCTCGCGCCCGGCGCGCAGGCGAAGGAGCGCACCGATTTCCACGACCTGATCCTGGCCATGCAGGAGGCCGCGAGCGCCGTGGAGCGTTGCCGCAAGCCCGTCGTCGCCGCCGTCGCGGGCTGGTGCATCGGCGGTGGCGTGGACGTGATCACCGCGGCCGACTTCCGCTACGCGTCCGCCGATGCCCGGTTCTCCATCCGCGAGGTCAAGGTGGGGATGGTCGCGGACATGGGCACCCTCGCGCGCATCGCGGGGATCGTCGGCGAGGGCCACACCCGCGAGCTGGCGTTGACGGGCCGGGACATCGACGCGGCGCGTGCCGAGCGGATCGGCCTGGTCAACGACGTGTACGAGGACCGGGACGCGCTGTTGGCCGCGGCACGTACGGCGGCACAAGAGATCGCGGCCAACCCACCGCTGGTGGTGCACGGCGTCAAAGCGGTTCTCGGCCACACCCGCAGCGCCCAGATCGACGCGAGCCTGCGGTACGTCGCGGCCTGGAATGCGGCGTTCCTGCCGTCGAAGGACATCGGCGAGGCGATGGCGGCGGTCTTCGAGAAGCGCACGCCCGAGTTCCACGGGCACTGA